One genomic window of Burkholderia diffusa includes the following:
- a CDS encoding DUF7716 domain-containing protein gives MSDFKHKTYQIEDFIAFVQAKQDRSAQYNRAFLYDVYGDDSVEDLLREGQTIFVGDTVQVDDNDEEIYPREVNERGYAFLYSGENFQAVVDLAYKQKPTASAKEVIQCLNYYAQHDDFLDLY, from the coding sequence ATGAGCGACTTCAAACATAAGACGTACCAGATCGAAGATTTCATAGCATTTGTTCAGGCTAAGCAGGATCGTTCGGCTCAGTACAACAGGGCTTTTCTCTACGATGTGTACGGGGATGATTCAGTTGAAGATTTGCTCCGGGAGGGGCAAACTATTTTTGTCGGCGACACCGTTCAAGTGGATGACAATGATGAAGAAATCTATCCGCGGGAAGTCAACGAGCGAGGATATGCATTTCTTTACTCAGGTGAAAATTTCCAGGCGGTTGTCGATCTTGCATATAAGCAAAAACCAACGGCTTCGGCGAAAGAAGTCATCCAGTGCCTGAACTACTACGCGCAACACGATGATTTCTTAGACTTGTACTGA
- a CDS encoding TNT domain-containing protein has protein sequence MDRYGYEGGTYVSPAGTPYGARALPPGSNEKPYNVYEVAKPIENVAEGRIAPWFGELGLGTQYKLPKSVGDLVASGHLKRGCGE, from the coding sequence GTGGACCGATACGGTTACGAAGGCGGCACATATGTATCACCGGCCGGCACTCCTTATGGTGCAAGAGCGCTCCCGCCGGGGTCCAACGAAAAGCCATACAACGTGTATGAGGTGGCCAAGCCGATTGAGAACGTGGCCGAGGGAAGGATTGCGCCGTGGTTCGGTGAATTGGGACTCGGTACGCAATACAAGCTCCCGAAATCTGTTGGGGATCTGGTGGCATCGGGCCACCTAAAGAGAGGGTGTGGTGAATAG
- a CDS encoding SMI1/KNR4 family protein yields the protein MTDFTALLSVGFHKNAPSAPAEIAGLEKTLGVLLPLNYKNFLAWSDGGEGEVGDLYLSMWTVKQVVELNALYSITTRMGRGFVGIGTDGGYYCFALDLRRDERFVVVPLGALAEDEVKPLASDLVAGLTAIHDGRITGNDL from the coding sequence ATGACGGACTTCACCGCGTTGCTGAGCGTCGGCTTCCACAAAAACGCCCCCTCCGCCCCCGCAGAAATTGCTGGCCTAGAAAAGACGCTAGGCGTTTTGCTTCCATTGAACTATAAGAATTTCCTTGCATGGTCTGATGGGGGCGAGGGCGAAGTTGGTGACCTCTATCTGTCCATGTGGACCGTTAAGCAAGTTGTCGAACTCAATGCCTTGTACTCGATCACGACACGCATGGGCCGGGGATTCGTGGGCATCGGTACGGACGGTGGGTATTACTGCTTTGCTCTGGATCTCCGAAGGGACGAACGTTTCGTTGTCGTGCCGCTCGGTGCGCTAGCTGAGGATGAAGTCAAACCACTGGCAAGCGACCTCGTGGCCGGACTGACCGCAATCCACGACGGCCGCATAACGGGCAACGATCTATAA
- a CDS encoding IS3 family transposase (programmed frameshift) produces the protein MKKRFTEEQIIGILKEAEAGLKPAELCRKYGISEATYYNWKAKFGGMTVSEAQRLKELEQENSKLKRLLAESMLDNAALKGLAGSKVASPQAKREAVRILMTERAMGVTRACGLVGISRSLFYYESRRRVDDEVLTGRMMAIAAQKRRYGYRRIHVLLQRDGYFVNHKRIWRLYTKAGLSVRKRRRKRIAAVERTPLPLPTGPNQSWSMDFVSDGLAYGRRFRCLNVVDDYTRECLAIEVDTSLPGLRVQQVLERLKEMRGLPASITVDNGPEFAGKVLDAWAYEAGVTLSFIRPGKPVENAYIESFNGRFRDECLNEHWFVSMRHAKRLIEEWRIEYNTERPHSSLGYLTPAQFARAHDAKQQFLTSDSNCSSD, from the exons ATGAAAAAGCGATTCACCGAAGAACAGATCATCGGTATCTTGAAGGAAGCCGAGGCTGGCCTGAAGCCGGCGGAGCTGTGTCGCAAGTACGGCATCTCGGAAGCGACCTACTACAACTGGAAAGCGAAGTTCGGCGGGATGACGGTCTCCGAAGCGCAGCGCCTGAAGGAACTGGAGCAGGAGAATAGTAAGCTCAAGCGTCTGTTGGCCGAATCGATGCTCGACAACGCCGCGCTGAAGG GACTTGCTGGCTCGAAAGTAGCAAGCCCGCAGGCCAAGCGCGAAGCGGTCCGGATATTGATGACCGAACGTGCCATGGGTGTTACCCGGGCCTGCGGGCTGGTAGGGATTTCGCGCTCTCTGTTCTATTACGAATCACGCCGCCGAGTTGACGACGAAGTGCTGACTGGCCGGATGATGGCCATCGCCGCGCAGAAGCGCCGCTACGGCTATCGCCGGATTCACGTGCTGTTGCAGCGGGATGGCTACTTCGTCAATCACAAGCGTATCTGGCGCCTGTACACCAAGGCGGGACTGAGTGTGCGCAAGCGGCGACGCAAGCGTATTGCGGCTGTCGAGCGCACGCCGCTACCGTTACCAACAGGCCCGAATCAGAGCTGGTCGATGGACTTCGTTTCTGACGGGCTGGCCTATGGTCGGCGGTTTCGATGCCTGAACGTGGTCGACGACTACACGCGCGAGTGCTTGGCCATCGAGGTCGATACTTCATTGCCGGGCCTACGCGTTCAGCAAGTGCTCGAGCGGCTCAAGGAGATGCGAGGCTTACCCGCATCCATCACGGTCGACAACGGGCCGGAGTTCGCTGGTAAGGTGCTGGATGCATGGGCCTACGAAGCCGGTGTCACGCTGTCGTTCATCAGGCCTGGCAAGCCGGTGGAGAATGCCTATATCGAGAGCTTCAACGGTCGCTTCCGCGACGAATGCCTGAACGAGCACTGGTTCGTCTCAATGCGCCACGCCAAGCGGCTGATTGAGGAATGGCGTATCGAGTACAACACCGAGCGGCCTCATAGTTCGCTCGGCTATCTGACGCCTGCGCAGTTCGCCCGGGCGCACGACGCGAAGCAGCAGTTTTTAACTTCGGACTCTAACTGCAGTTCGGACTAA
- the icmH gene encoding type IVB secretion system protein IcmH/DotU, translating to MSYAPSLFGDNTPAPLHTPASTDAAFQARSLLDLLYDGFFMLFLLKNGREPDSASEFSTKIQEFLSDFERGAKKLNIPAEDVYGAKFAYCAAVDEMVLSSQFKIRTDWERRPLQLVLFGEQLAGEKFFQYLEECRAQGATRLQSLEVFHMCLLLGFQGKYLLEGPEKLAYLTARLGDEIAHMKGKRAAFAPHWPLPDQIAHRLKREVPVWAIGAVFALVALLGYLGLNTYLKDKTLQALAPYSQVIKVGPESANLTISLP from the coding sequence ATGAGCTACGCGCCCTCCCTGTTCGGCGACAACACGCCGGCTCCGTTGCACACCCCGGCGTCGACCGACGCCGCGTTCCAGGCTCGTTCGCTGCTCGACCTGCTGTACGACGGGTTCTTCATGCTGTTCCTGCTCAAGAACGGCCGCGAGCCGGACAGCGCGAGCGAGTTCAGCACGAAGATCCAGGAATTCCTGTCGGACTTCGAGCGCGGCGCGAAGAAGCTGAACATCCCGGCCGAGGACGTGTACGGCGCGAAGTTCGCGTATTGCGCGGCGGTCGATGAAATGGTGTTGTCGTCGCAATTCAAGATCCGCACCGACTGGGAGCGCCGGCCGCTGCAGCTCGTGCTGTTCGGCGAGCAGCTCGCGGGGGAGAAGTTCTTCCAGTATCTCGAGGAATGCCGCGCGCAGGGCGCGACGCGGCTGCAGTCGCTGGAGGTGTTTCACATGTGCCTGCTGCTCGGGTTCCAGGGCAAGTATCTGCTCGAGGGACCGGAGAAGCTCGCGTATCTCACCGCACGGCTGGGGGACGAGATTGCGCACATGAAGGGCAAGCGCGCCGCGTTCGCGCCGCATTGGCCGCTGCCGGATCAGATCGCGCACCGCTTGAAGCGCGAGGTGCCGGTTTGGGCGATCGGCGCGGTGTTCGCGCTCGTGGCCCTGCTCGGGTATCTCGGGCTCAATACCTATCTCAAGGACAAGACGCTGCAGGCGCTGGCGCCTTATTCGCAGGTCATCAAGGTCGGGCCGGAGTCGGCGAATTTGACGATTTCGTTGCCTTGA
- a CDS encoding DUF7716 domain-containing protein: MLSTPATTASLKHILEHPGDFSGWLSLPPMPWTVDTDGAFIDDPDDPEADTPPTTAPQPGWRVTLNSTTIEDIVINAHDQVDEPSIAQLFDAFVYYVENDEFILL; this comes from the coding sequence ATGCTGAGCACGCCCGCGACCACCGCGTCGCTGAAACACATCCTCGAACACCCCGGCGACTTCTCCGGATGGCTGAGCCTGCCACCGATGCCATGGACGGTCGATACAGACGGCGCATTCATCGACGATCCAGACGACCCCGAAGCCGACACGCCACCTACCACCGCCCCACAACCCGGCTGGCGCGTAACGCTGAACAGCACGACGATCGAAGACATCGTCATCAACGCGCACGACCAGGTCGACGAGCCGAGCATCGCGCAATTGTTCGACGCGTTCGTGTACTACGTCGAAAACGACGAATTCATTCTGCTCTGA
- a CDS encoding RHS repeat-associated core domain-containing protein, with the protein MAQQLPPGAEKEQAVTWLSDVSPKDVAAVGNRFDAWLRRISGNHITFEDVKTFAGAVPIVGNIMAMVDALGDIAEIVEKRGGQVLDYMSLAINLLGIIPIPPTLAPFRMSARPLLALVRHELLATRNNLGAAIISVLVTHINATCATEIEDFLNKLKAGLVELLDGCASKSEEIMLALATGMDKALHGQLFDANANVKRQEQLAKKMADNRPWYSPSRVGDGIQFAYEGTKALGKKVVNKTAGTVAKLAPDAWLEPFRGTVTFLRTEAPKIATSIRSLAGSEEGKMMWLVLQLIEAVGRVKARSKLHEQSADVKAAGKSQAKKTRGQEGLEKTEAQAPAEGAGKSTCKACGVGASLASIDFAFGDETFSHVDFDLPGALPLVWGRTYRSRLSAYDNGELGARWITPYTTRIDVKNGQWIYRDAEGRSIDYPALAVGAVHDDLSENLTLSRLDDTWVTVAYGHDELHVYERRGDAFRLAMQKDRAGNTITCDYDAVDRLARLIDASGNVLAFEHDKHGRIVLIEQVLEDGARRALASYEYDANGDLVRAVDRHGNARTYQYHRHLVTRYTDRTGRGMTLEWDGADAEDNADAKCIREYADDGSLDLRLAWHPNIRLTYVTDALGQMTRYYFNIHGYVYRIIHPDGNQEWFRRDAHHNLVLHIRQDGSIERRDYDARGNLIQHERADGSIVEMAYDDKDQMIRLVDPNGSVWERKYDDAGNLVEEIDPLGHATKYGYNGKGLPTEITDAKGGSKALEYNDAGQLASYTDCSGKKTEWRYDDIGRLIESKDASGGMVAYRYGPNGQLTEIRSPAGVEQVQYDAEGRLLRHTDQLNRSTRYGYDAVGRIASRADALGQTLAYRYDRLGRLSALTDANFATYQFHYDPAGRLIEEVGFDGKSTRYQYDKETGSLVSVDEAGCVTAIDVDANGRLMKRVAGQSEERFAYDPSGRLIDAVNRYSRVQFFFDPAGNLVREHHAYDLFGERRSYVWHHEYDELGNRRRTVRPDGHVVDWLMYGSGHVHGMLLDGDERVQFERDDLHRETVRVLSSKVGQRTHYDPAGRVLQQTIQRATSPAPLAERRYRYDTAGQLSRIEDSHKGGIDYRYDPVGRLIEAISPVAKERFAFDPASNIIDPVRSTETPASRPSPVRPDSTLPVEVPKVLGNLLKAYAGMHFEYDARGNLVRKRTPAGEQEYEWDQFNRLMSARVAETSRQSQARYFYDAFGRRIAKEVDGERTVFGWDGDTLAYESDGERGTHYLYEPGTFVPLAQYVAEPVEGIATPEWKSTDRYVPEEDPLQKLPERRGDAVVFYYHCDQIGTPQLLTDDDGDVVWEASYKAWGEAREVIARASKAAGIVARNPLRFQGQQGDEETGLHYNRHRYYDPNSGRFVSKDPIGLSGGINVYQYAQNPVAWIDPLGLRKRPGCPGKFHSFHDFDLSKDKFFASDAVQFRLANKALIDRMNTDAAFRRDMLGRNPALSDWMKDPDLSKSPVGMTWHHNDEPGKLNLVSFDDHRDNHGIYHPDGTGGRNKWGGGEPGRRGKLDSSTGCPK; encoded by the coding sequence ATGGCACAACAACTTCCACCGGGCGCCGAGAAGGAACAGGCCGTCACCTGGCTCAGTGATGTTTCGCCGAAGGACGTCGCGGCGGTCGGCAACCGCTTCGACGCATGGTTGCGCCGCATCAGCGGCAATCACATCACGTTCGAGGATGTGAAGACGTTTGCCGGCGCGGTGCCGATCGTCGGCAACATCATGGCGATGGTCGACGCGCTTGGCGATATTGCCGAGATTGTCGAGAAGCGCGGCGGGCAGGTGCTCGACTACATGAGTCTCGCGATCAATCTGCTCGGCATCATTCCGATTCCGCCGACGCTCGCACCGTTCCGGATGTCGGCGCGTCCGTTGCTCGCGCTCGTGCGTCACGAATTGCTGGCGACGCGCAACAACCTCGGTGCGGCGATCATCTCCGTGCTGGTCACGCACATCAATGCGACGTGCGCGACCGAGATCGAAGATTTTCTCAACAAGCTGAAGGCCGGCCTCGTCGAGCTGCTGGACGGCTGCGCGTCCAAGTCCGAGGAGATCATGCTCGCGCTGGCGACGGGCATGGACAAGGCGTTGCATGGCCAACTGTTTGACGCCAACGCGAATGTGAAGCGCCAGGAGCAGCTTGCGAAGAAGATGGCGGACAACCGGCCGTGGTATAGCCCGAGCCGTGTCGGCGACGGTATCCAGTTCGCATATGAAGGCACCAAGGCGCTCGGCAAGAAGGTGGTCAACAAGACGGCGGGCACGGTGGCGAAGCTCGCACCGGATGCGTGGCTCGAACCGTTTCGCGGCACGGTGACCTTCTTGCGGACCGAAGCGCCGAAGATCGCGACGTCGATCCGTTCGCTTGCCGGCAGCGAAGAAGGCAAGATGATGTGGCTCGTGTTGCAACTGATCGAAGCCGTTGGGCGCGTCAAGGCACGCTCGAAGCTTCATGAGCAGAGCGCCGACGTCAAGGCGGCCGGGAAGAGCCAGGCGAAGAAGACGCGCGGCCAGGAGGGACTCGAGAAAACCGAAGCGCAAGCGCCGGCCGAAGGAGCGGGAAAGAGCACGTGCAAGGCTTGCGGTGTCGGCGCGTCGCTGGCTTCCATCGATTTCGCGTTCGGCGACGAAACGTTCTCGCATGTGGATTTCGACCTGCCGGGCGCGCTGCCGCTCGTGTGGGGACGCACTTATCGCTCGCGGTTGTCGGCCTATGACAATGGCGAACTGGGTGCGCGATGGATCACGCCTTATACGACACGCATCGACGTCAAGAACGGTCAATGGATCTATCGCGATGCGGAGGGGCGCAGTATCGACTATCCGGCACTCGCGGTCGGCGCGGTGCACGACGATCTATCGGAAAACCTGACGCTGTCGCGACTCGACGATACGTGGGTGACGGTCGCGTACGGCCATGACGAACTGCACGTGTACGAGCGCCGTGGAGATGCGTTCCGGCTCGCGATGCAAAAGGATCGCGCTGGCAACACGATTACGTGCGACTACGATGCCGTCGATCGACTGGCGCGCTTGATCGACGCGAGCGGCAACGTGCTCGCGTTCGAGCATGACAAGCATGGCCGGATCGTGCTGATCGAGCAGGTGCTCGAGGATGGCGCACGCCGCGCACTGGCGAGCTACGAATACGACGCGAACGGCGATCTCGTGCGTGCAGTCGATCGCCACGGCAATGCGCGGACGTATCAATATCACCGCCATCTGGTGACGCGCTATACCGATCGGACCGGCCGCGGCATGACGCTCGAATGGGATGGCGCGGATGCCGAAGACAACGCGGATGCCAAATGCATACGCGAATATGCGGATGACGGCAGCCTCGATCTCCGGCTCGCATGGCATCCGAATATCCGCCTGACCTACGTGACCGATGCGCTCGGCCAGATGACGCGGTACTACTTCAATATCCACGGTTACGTGTACCGGATCATCCATCCGGACGGCAATCAGGAGTGGTTCCGTCGCGATGCGCATCACAATCTGGTTCTGCATATCCGTCAGGACGGCAGCATCGAGCGGCGGGATTACGACGCACGCGGCAATCTGATTCAGCATGAACGCGCCGACGGCAGCATCGTCGAGATGGCATACGACGACAAGGATCAGATGATCCGGCTCGTCGACCCGAACGGGAGTGTGTGGGAGCGCAAGTACGACGATGCCGGCAATCTCGTCGAAGAAATCGATCCGCTCGGGCACGCGACGAAGTACGGCTACAACGGCAAGGGCTTGCCGACCGAGATTACCGACGCGAAGGGCGGCTCGAAGGCCCTCGAATACAACGACGCCGGGCAGCTCGCGAGCTATACGGATTGCTCGGGCAAGAAGACCGAGTGGCGCTATGACGACATCGGTCGCCTGATCGAGAGCAAGGATGCGTCGGGCGGCATGGTCGCTTATCGTTACGGCCCGAACGGGCAATTGACCGAGATTCGCTCGCCGGCTGGCGTCGAGCAGGTGCAATACGACGCTGAAGGCCGGTTGTTACGGCATACCGATCAACTGAACCGGTCGACGCGATACGGCTACGACGCCGTCGGCCGAATTGCGAGTCGCGCGGATGCGCTCGGGCAGACGCTCGCGTATCGGTATGACCGTCTCGGCCGCCTGAGTGCGCTCACCGATGCGAACTTTGCGACGTACCAGTTTCATTACGATCCGGCCGGGCGGCTGATCGAGGAAGTCGGCTTCGACGGCAAGTCGACGCGCTATCAGTACGACAAGGAGACCGGCAGCCTCGTTTCGGTAGATGAAGCCGGCTGCGTAACGGCGATCGACGTCGATGCGAACGGCCGTTTGATGAAGCGTGTTGCCGGGCAAAGCGAGGAACGGTTCGCCTACGACCCAAGCGGCAGGCTGATCGACGCGGTGAACCGCTACAGCCGCGTGCAGTTCTTCTTCGATCCGGCCGGCAACCTCGTGCGCGAACATCACGCGTACGATCTGTTCGGCGAGCGGCGCAGCTACGTCTGGCATCACGAGTACGACGAACTCGGCAACCGGCGAAGAACGGTGCGGCCGGACGGGCATGTGGTCGATTGGCTCATGTATGGTTCGGGACATGTGCACGGGATGCTGCTCGATGGCGACGAGCGTGTGCAGTTCGAGCGCGACGATCTTCATCGCGAGACGGTGCGTGTGCTGTCGAGCAAGGTCGGGCAACGCACGCATTACGATCCGGCCGGGCGCGTGCTGCAGCAGACGATTCAACGAGCGACATCGCCGGCGCCGCTTGCCGAGCGACGGTATCGCTATGACACGGCGGGGCAGTTGTCGCGAATCGAGGACAGTCACAAAGGCGGGATCGACTATCGATACGATCCGGTCGGGCGATTGATCGAGGCGATCAGCCCGGTCGCGAAGGAACGGTTTGCGTTCGATCCTGCGAGCAACATCATCGATCCGGTGCGGAGCACGGAAACGCCGGCTTCCCGTCCGAGCCCGGTGCGGCCGGACAGCACGTTGCCGGTTGAGGTGCCGAAGGTGCTCGGCAACCTGCTGAAGGCGTATGCGGGGATGCACTTCGAGTACGACGCCCGCGGGAATCTCGTGCGCAAGCGTACGCCGGCCGGCGAGCAGGAATACGAGTGGGACCAGTTCAATCGCTTGATGTCCGCGCGGGTTGCGGAGACGTCGCGGCAGAGCCAGGCGCGGTATTTCTATGATGCGTTCGGCCGCCGGATTGCCAAAGAGGTGGACGGCGAGCGCACGGTCTTCGGGTGGGACGGTGACACGCTCGCGTACGAAAGTGATGGCGAGCGCGGCACGCACTATCTGTACGAGCCGGGGACATTCGTGCCGCTGGCGCAGTATGTGGCGGAGCCGGTCGAGGGAATCGCGACGCCGGAATGGAAGAGTACCGACCGCTATGTGCCGGAGGAAGATCCGCTGCAGAAGCTGCCGGAGCGGCGGGGTGATGCGGTGGTGTTCTATTACCACTGCGATCAGATCGGTACGCCGCAGTTGCTGACGGACGACGATGGCGATGTCGTGTGGGAAGCTTCGTACAAGGCGTGGGGTGAAGCGCGGGAGGTGATCGCGCGGGCGTCGAAGGCGGCGGGGATCGTCGCCAGGAATCCGTTGCGGTTTCAGGGGCAGCAGGGAGATGAGGAGACGGGGCTGCACTACAACCGGCACAGGTACTATGATCCCAACAGCGGCCGGTTCGTCAGCAAGGACCCGATCGGTCTCTCGGGCGGGATCAACGTCTATCAGTACGCACAGAACCCGGTTGCGTGGATTGATCCGCTGGGCCTTCGGAAGCGCCCTGGATGCCCCGGGAAATTTCACTCATTCCACGACTTCGATTTGTCGAAAGACAAGTTTTTTGCTAGCGATGCTGTGCAGTTTCGCTTAGCCAACAAGGCGTTGATCGACCGGATGAATACGGATGCTGCATTTCGTCGAGACATGTTGGGGCGGAACCCCGCCTTGTCCGACTGGATGAAGGACCCAGATTTAAGTAAGAGTCCTGTGGGAATGACGTGGCATCATAACGACGAACCGGGGAAACTGAATCTGGTTAGTTTCGACGATCATCGCGATAACCATGGCATTTACCATCCTGACGGGACTGGCGGCAGAAACAAGTGGGGCGGCGGTGAGCCAGGACGACGAGGAAAATTGGATTCAAGTACAGGGTGTCCAAAATGA